The Streptococcus iniae genome contains the following window.
AAAGCATAACCTGAACGTATGTTCAGCGAGCGTCTTTAGACGCCGCTGGAGTTTAACGGCTTATAGCCGGTGTACAAGCCACCCGTTTACACGGGTGGTTTTGACTTAATAGCCTCTTGTTAAAATTGCCCAAGCGTCATCTTGTGATAAGGTTGCTGCATCTGTGTGACGACTTCTATACTTGTTCCAAACCAGCTGACCACTTGTATTAACAACACCAGCTTGACTTGCTTGATCAACTGCGGCCATTTGTTCTTGGCTTACTGCTGTTGGAGCAACTGGCGCTACAACATCATAAGCTGTTAAACCATAGGTCTGAATAATATTATTTAATTTGGCATTGTATGCTGTATCCGTAGCATAAAGACCTGTTAGAGCAGCTGTGGCATCTTGATAAGATAAGGTATTCGAACGTCTTGCACCTGCATAAATTGGTGCATTTAATAATGCAGCATAATCATATAATGAGTCTGCAACACTTGGATAAGCACGAAAATGTTGATCAATTTCATATGGATTTCCCTGACCATCATCTTCCCAAGTTGTCATGTTCACTGATGCACCATTATAACTTCCTTTGATACCAAAAAAATTATAATAGGGAGCT
Protein-coding sequences here:
- a CDS encoding glycoside hydrolase family 73 protein, with the protein product MTITKVKKVGVALLMMLVTVAGAYFLTTNTQKESRVSAETFTSGPTQEFISQIAAERDLYASVMIAQAILESSNGQSGLSQAPYYNFFGIKGSYNGASVNMTTWEDDGQGNPYEIDQHFRAYPSVADSLYDYAALLNAPIYAGARRSNTLSYQDATAALTGLYATDTAYNAKLNNIIQTYGLTAYDVVAPVAPTAVSQEQMAAVDQASQAGVVNTSGQLVWNKYRSRHTDAATLSQDDAWAILTRGY